A part of Blastocatellia bacterium genomic DNA contains:
- a CDS encoding carboxypeptidase regulatory-like domain-containing protein: protein MRPTKQILMLLLIFTAVSTHGLAQSTTGTISGTVMDEQKAVITGANVTVRNMQTNTSRSATTDSDGRYRFPGLPVGTYELTVEQTGFARYVQSPITLALNQEAVVEVTLKPAGVQEVITVTGDAPLLNRTNAEVGVQFDTRRISELPLAPDRNVLTVALSVAGVSQLSAGNSQFTTGGVSFSVNGMRTRSNNFMIDGQDSNDPSITGLQQPLNNPDLIQEIRLITNQFLAEYGRAAGSVMNIITKQGTNELHGSAFWFHNSNKLNSRNNLDKVLVGGRPRFSDAPFRIENQFGGTVGGPIVKDKSFFFGSIQGWTDRQLGSGSTINGVPTEEGRRLLQQLAGNRPQVQALLRFLPAAQAPLNRSIPLTVGGQTVQIPVGTLSNATGFKLNNSQFSVRGDHHFNAKHRIGARYLWNDQESDGAGQANPPGLTTANQARQQAATAYFNSVFTPRLLNEFRVSYQRLGTITSASDPSSEQIPSIEIPQLGLTGFNAAASRTAIGLAVNLPQFRYNNTYQIQETISYTAGGHALKAGIDFRRIDVKSFFFPTIRGLLRYPTLQAFVDDVAEAANINKPLPGGEAIQYYKWYDYFAFFQDEWRVRPNFSLTYGLRYETPGESLLSLLPVNQRIIAAAGGDQRYALKPVPKRDTNNWQPRFGFNWNPRTSEDGILGFFTGGDKLVVRGGYARTNDYAFINIALNVASSFPFVAAINRSNLANAFVVLPTLTPTVANPDALTRTIVAADFRSPYADQYSLQIQRELTTDVVLSVGYVGTKGTALFQTIDGNPALPRTSASQPLVRVNPNEGVRRLRANASSSIYHSMQVSLEKRLSRGFSAGAHYTWSAYIDDASEIFNPSVNGEVAVSQDSFNRRADRGRSTYDRPHRFSANFVYELPFFREQQGLIGHILGGWQVNSFVTLQSGAPFTALNGADPTGALAGIDGLVGNAIRANLNTGLDLSSMSIEEIVRAGGQSLFRQVDPARGERLGNVGRNVLRADGITNWDLGIFKNTNITESQRIQFRVEMYNTTNTRNFGIPEARINSGNFLNQWGTDGGRRRVTLGLRYIF from the coding sequence ATGAGACCTACGAAACAAATTCTAATGCTTCTGCTGATATTCACAGCAGTGAGCACACATGGGCTAGCTCAATCTACGACCGGAACCATTTCTGGAACGGTAATGGATGAGCAAAAGGCCGTCATCACGGGTGCCAACGTGACGGTGCGCAACATGCAAACCAATACGTCGCGTTCGGCAACCACAGATAGTGACGGTCGTTATCGGTTTCCCGGCCTACCCGTGGGGACCTACGAGTTGACAGTTGAACAGACTGGGTTTGCTCGGTATGTTCAATCACCCATTACGTTGGCTTTGAATCAAGAAGCGGTGGTTGAGGTCACGTTGAAGCCGGCCGGCGTACAAGAAGTTATCACGGTGACAGGCGACGCGCCGCTGCTGAACCGCACCAACGCAGAAGTCGGCGTGCAGTTTGATACACGTCGTATCTCGGAACTGCCGCTGGCGCCTGATCGCAATGTGCTGACGGTGGCACTATCGGTGGCCGGCGTTAGCCAGCTTTCCGCTGGTAATTCGCAATTCACCACTGGCGGCGTTAGTTTCTCGGTCAATGGCATGCGCACGCGCTCGAACAATTTCATGATTGACGGACAAGATAGTAATGATCCGTCAATCACGGGGCTGCAGCAGCCACTGAACAATCCCGACCTCATTCAAGAGATTCGACTCATCACCAATCAGTTCCTGGCTGAGTACGGCCGCGCAGCCGGTTCAGTCATGAACATCATCACCAAGCAAGGCACCAACGAGCTGCACGGGTCGGCCTTCTGGTTTCACAATTCCAACAAATTGAATTCGCGAAACAATCTGGACAAGGTGCTAGTTGGCGGTCGCCCGCGCTTCAGTGATGCGCCGTTCCGGATTGAGAATCAGTTTGGCGGCACGGTCGGTGGACCAATTGTCAAAGACAAGTCGTTCTTTTTCGGTTCGATCCAGGGTTGGACGGATCGGCAGCTTGGCTCGGGCAGCACCATCAATGGCGTTCCAACAGAAGAGGGCCGTCGGTTGCTTCAGCAACTGGCCGGCAATCGGCCACAGGTGCAAGCCCTGCTGCGATTCCTGCCAGCAGCCCAAGCGCCGCTTAACCGCAGCATTCCATTGACCGTTGGCGGGCAGACAGTGCAAATCCCTGTGGGAACATTGAGCAACGCAACGGGCTTCAAGCTCAATAATTCTCAGTTCTCTGTCCGCGGCGATCATCATTTCAACGCGAAGCATCGAATCGGCGCTCGCTACCTGTGGAACGATCAGGAGTCTGACGGTGCTGGTCAGGCCAATCCACCTGGATTAACAACGGCCAACCAAGCTCGACAGCAGGCTGCGACGGCATATTTCAACAGTGTGTTCACGCCGCGACTGCTCAATGAATTCCGCGTCTCTTATCAACGGCTGGGCACGATTACCAGCGCATCCGACCCATCGTCGGAACAAATTCCTTCAATTGAAATTCCACAACTGGGTTTGACCGGATTCAATGCGGCAGCGAGCCGAACCGCCATCGGGTTGGCAGTCAATCTGCCGCAGTTCCGTTACAACAACACCTATCAGATTCAGGAAACAATTTCCTATACGGCCGGTGGCCATGCGCTCAAAGCAGGCATTGACTTCCGCCGGATTGATGTGAAGAGCTTCTTCTTCCCCACGATCCGCGGTCTATTGCGCTACCCCACGCTGCAGGCCTTCGTGGATGACGTGGCTGAGGCAGCTAACATCAACAAACCATTGCCAGGCGGCGAAGCGATTCAATACTACAAGTGGTACGACTACTTCGCGTTCTTCCAGGACGAGTGGCGGGTCCGCCCGAATTTCTCACTGACGTATGGATTGCGATATGAGACGCCGGGCGAGTCGTTGCTGAGCCTGTTGCCGGTCAATCAGCGAATCATTGCAGCAGCCGGTGGCGATCAACGATATGCCTTGAAGCCTGTACCCAAGCGCGATACCAATAATTGGCAACCTCGCTTCGGATTCAATTGGAATCCGCGAACGAGCGAAGACGGCATTCTGGGCTTCTTCACCGGAGGTGACAAGCTGGTTGTGCGTGGCGGCTATGCTCGCACCAACGATTATGCGTTTATCAACATTGCGCTGAACGTCGCCAGCTCATTCCCATTCGTGGCAGCCATCAACCGGTCGAATCTGGCCAATGCATTTGTTGTGCTGCCGACGTTGACGCCTACGGTGGCGAATCCTGACGCGCTAACCCGGACGATTGTGGCAGCCGACTTCCGCTCGCCATACGCCGATCAGTACAGCTTGCAGATTCAGCGCGAGTTGACGACGGACGTTGTGCTGAGTGTCGGCTACGTTGGCACGAAGGGCACAGCTCTGTTCCAAACGATTGACGGCAATCCGGCGCTGCCGCGTACGTCGGCTAGCCAACCGTTGGTCCGCGTCAACCCGAACGAGGGCGTGCGACGTTTGCGCGCCAACGCATCTTCGTCCATTTACCACTCGATGCAGGTCAGTCTTGAAAAGCGCTTGTCTCGCGGTTTCAGCGCGGGCGCGCACTACACGTGGAGCGCTTACATTGACGACGCATCGGAAATTTTCAATCCGTCGGTCAATGGCGAAGTGGCCGTGTCGCAAGACTCGTTCAATCGTCGCGCTGACCGTGGTCGCTCGACCTATGATCGTCCGCATCGTTTCTCGGCCAACTTCGTTTATGAATTGCCGTTCTTCCGTGAGCAGCAGGGTCTGATTGGCCACATTCTCGGCGGTTGGCAAGTCAACTCATTTGTGACGCTGCAATCGGGCGCTCCATTCACGGCATTGAACGGTGCGGACCCAACGGGCGCGCTGGCCGGCATTGACGGACTCGTCGGCAACGCCATCCGCGCCAATCTCAACACGGGGCTGGACCTTTCTTCGATGAGCATTGAAGAGATTGTTCGGGCCGGCGGTCAGAGCTTGTTCCGTCAAGTTGATCCAGCTCGCGGCGAGCGGTTGGGCAACGTTGGTCGCAATGTGCTGCGCGCCGATGGCATCACCAACTGGGACCTCGGTATTTTCAAGAACACCAACATCACCGAGTCGCAGCGGATTCAGTTCCGTGTCGAGATGTACAACACCACCAACACGCGCAATTTCGGTATTCCTGAAGCGCGTATCAATTCCGGCAATTTCCTCAACCAGTGGGGAACGGATGGTGGTCGCCGTCGCGTGACACTTGGGTTGCGCTACATTTTCTAA
- the nuoL gene encoding NADH-quinone oxidoreductase subunit L codes for MLKLVVFSPLVGAALIGLFGRRWSERLISLIGCASVGVSMMAAFHVFFARLRFLPEGERIILESVYSWIVSGPLKAEFGFQLDELSGIYILFVTFVGFWIHVFAVGYMRGEPGYYRFFCFMNLFMFMMLTLVLANNFLLMFVGWEGVGLCSYLLIGFYFKRGYAADAAKKAFIVNRIGDVGYVLGVLLVFAHFKTIDYYQVMIAAKQMPVEPLGTIGLLTAISLLFFLGCTGKSAQIPLYVWLPDAMAGPTPVSALIHAATMVTAGVYLVARASFIFAQAPTALAVVAVIGAVTALFAATIALGQDNIKKVLAYSTISQLGYMFMACGVGAFVAGIFHVVTHAFFKALLFLGAGSVILALHHEEDMRRMGGLQQRLPVTYRTFVIGWLALAGIFPLSGFFSKDEILWRTWATPVLPDPWGKLLWLLGFLTAMLTAVYMTRLMVMTFYSEARFGASASHHGEHHPHEAPRESPAVMTVPLIVLAILSVVGGWMGISEGLTGGKIPNWFEHFLQPAVAPSPVHPSHSLAAVEHPSHALEIGLAVMTVALALIAIVLAYRAYQRKPLWTPPAVLVNKYWVDEIYDRLVVRPIKTASTHLFWQLMDVKVIDGAVNGTAELVRWFGRGLRHMQTGLVRSYVVMIFLGAVVVIGYFVFGGR; via the coding sequence ATGTTAAAACTCGTTGTCTTCAGTCCACTGGTTGGCGCGGCGCTCATCGGCCTGTTTGGTCGCCGGTGGAGCGAGCGCCTGATTAGTTTGATCGGTTGCGCCTCGGTCGGCGTCTCGATGATGGCGGCTTTTCATGTTTTCTTTGCCCGATTGCGATTCTTGCCTGAAGGCGAACGGATCATCCTCGAATCGGTCTACTCCTGGATTGTGTCTGGGCCATTGAAAGCCGAGTTCGGTTTTCAACTGGATGAATTGTCTGGCATCTATATTCTGTTTGTAACGTTCGTTGGCTTCTGGATTCATGTTTTCGCCGTCGGCTACATGCGTGGGGAGCCGGGATATTATCGCTTCTTCTGCTTCATGAATCTGTTCATGTTCATGATGCTGACGCTCGTGCTGGCCAATAATTTCTTGCTCATGTTCGTTGGCTGGGAAGGCGTCGGACTATGCTCATATTTGCTCATCGGATTTTATTTCAAGCGCGGCTATGCGGCTGATGCGGCGAAGAAAGCGTTCATCGTGAATCGGATTGGCGATGTTGGCTACGTGTTGGGCGTATTGCTGGTGTTCGCCCACTTTAAGACGATTGATTACTATCAGGTCATGATTGCTGCCAAACAGATGCCGGTTGAGCCGCTGGGCACAATAGGCCTGTTGACGGCGATCAGTTTGTTATTTTTCCTTGGCTGCACCGGCAAGAGCGCGCAGATTCCGCTTTATGTTTGGTTGCCCGATGCGATGGCCGGCCCGACGCCGGTTTCTGCATTGATTCATGCGGCGACGATGGTCACAGCGGGCGTCTATCTGGTAGCGCGGGCCAGTTTCATCTTCGCGCAAGCGCCGACGGCGCTGGCAGTCGTCGCTGTGATCGGCGCGGTGACCGCCTTGTTTGCTGCGACAATTGCACTGGGTCAGGACAACATCAAAAAGGTGCTGGCTTACTCAACTATCTCACAGCTTGGTTATATGTTCATGGCGTGCGGTGTCGGCGCATTTGTGGCCGGCATCTTTCATGTGGTGACGCACGCATTTTTCAAGGCGCTGCTGTTCTTGGGGGCGGGCAGCGTGATCCTGGCCTTGCACCATGAAGAGGACATGCGCCGGATGGGTGGATTGCAGCAGCGGTTGCCGGTAACCTACCGAACGTTCGTGATCGGGTGGTTGGCGTTGGCCGGCATCTTTCCTCTGTCAGGCTTCTTCAGCAAGGATGAAATTCTCTGGCGCACGTGGGCGACGCCGGTGTTGCCCGACCCGTGGGGCAAGCTGCTTTGGTTGCTGGGATTCCTCACGGCGATGCTCACAGCAGTTTACATGACGCGCCTCATGGTGATGACGTTTTACAGTGAGGCGCGTTTTGGCGCTTCAGCCAGTCATCATGGGGAGCATCATCCGCATGAAGCGCCACGTGAATCGCCTGCCGTCATGACCGTGCCGTTGATCGTGCTGGCCATCCTGTCAGTGGTCGGCGGGTGGATGGGCATTTCCGAAGGCTTGACCGGCGGCAAGATTCCAAATTGGTTTGAGCACTTCTTGCAGCCGGCCGTGGCGCCGTCGCCGGTCCATCCCAGTCACAGTCTAGCTGCTGTTGAACATCCGAGCCATGCGCTGGAAATTGGACTGGCTGTGATGACTGTGGCGCTGGCGCTCATCGCGATTGTGTTGGCCTACCGCGCTTATCAACGGAAGCCGCTCTGGACGCCGCCAGCGGTGTTGGTCAATAAGTATTGGGTTGATGAAATCTACGACCGGTTGGTGGTTCGACCAATCAAAACCGCGTCCACGCATCTGTTCTGGCAATTGATGGACGTCAAGGTGATTGACGGCGCCGTCAACGGCACAGCCGAGCTAGTCCGCTGGTTTGGGCGCGGCCTGCGGCACATGCAAACAGGATTAGTGCGCTCGTATGTGGTGATGATTTTCTTGGGGGCTGTCGTGGTGATCGGTTATTTTGTGTTCGGTGGGAGATGA
- a CDS encoding NADH-quinone oxidoreductase subunit N, protein MGIESLAINYRVILPEIILAATGIVLMLVDAFAPNERKIRAGVISLVGLAAALLVTWQLRDIPPQTAFAGMVIVDGFRVLFTLIVVIGAMLSVLLAWNFLDEERIQPTEYYALIMFCAVGMAFLASSHDLIMVFLGMETVTISTYVLAGYRRDDVRSTEAALKYFILGAFSSAFLIYGIALIYGATRTTNLAGIQAALNGAMGEPERALMLAGAAMLLIGFGFKVTTVPFHIWTPDVYEGSPTPVTAFLSAATKAAGFAAFLRVFSLVFGLPFTPDSAGSMLQSHWVSALSVMSILTMTIANLIAITQTNIKRMLAYSSIAHAGYVLMGLVARDWKAVAFYMLAYTIMNLGAFAVVALIARRHDEKVLIEDYHGLGFRQPGLSFPLTVFLISLTGIPGTAGFVGKFWLFKSAWEAGFPVLVIAAVINTVVAAYYYLYVVIVMFFREPKRDIESVPLPRVFALTLALTVFGTFYLGLLPERVFQFLNAAQTAVAGLIR, encoded by the coding sequence ATGGGCATCGAAAGTTTGGCAATCAACTATCGCGTCATTCTGCCAGAGATCATCCTGGCGGCTACTGGCATCGTGCTGATGTTGGTAGACGCCTTCGCGCCAAACGAGCGAAAAATACGCGCAGGCGTGATTTCATTGGTAGGATTGGCTGCTGCGTTGCTGGTTACATGGCAGCTTCGAGATATACCGCCGCAGACAGCGTTCGCCGGCATGGTCATCGTAGATGGGTTTCGGGTGCTGTTCACGTTGATCGTCGTTATCGGCGCCATGCTGTCTGTATTGTTAGCGTGGAACTTCCTGGATGAAGAGCGCATTCAACCGACTGAGTACTATGCGCTCATTATGTTCTGCGCTGTTGGGATGGCGTTTTTGGCCAGCAGTCATGATCTGATCATGGTCTTTCTGGGGATGGAGACAGTCACCATCTCTACGTACGTCTTGGCCGGATACCGCCGCGACGATGTGCGCTCGACCGAAGCGGCGCTGAAATACTTCATTCTCGGCGCATTCTCATCTGCCTTTTTGATCTACGGGATCGCGTTGATTTACGGGGCGACGCGGACGACGAACCTGGCCGGCATTCAGGCAGCCTTAAATGGGGCGATGGGCGAACCAGAACGGGCGTTGATGCTGGCTGGAGCGGCGATGTTACTCATTGGATTTGGATTCAAGGTGACAACGGTGCCGTTCCACATCTGGACGCCAGATGTCTACGAAGGATCGCCGACGCCGGTGACGGCATTCCTTTCAGCAGCCACCAAAGCAGCCGGATTCGCGGCTTTCTTGCGCGTCTTTTCGCTCGTCTTTGGATTGCCGTTCACGCCCGACAGTGCGGGCAGCATGTTGCAAAGTCATTGGGTGTCGGCTTTGTCCGTCATGTCTATTCTCACCATGACGATTGCCAATCTGATTGCCATCACGCAGACCAATATCAAACGCATGCTGGCATATTCATCCATCGCTCACGCTGGGTACGTGCTGATGGGACTTGTCGCGCGCGATTGGAAAGCGGTGGCGTTCTACATGCTGGCCTATACGATCATGAATCTGGGGGCCTTCGCCGTCGTTGCGCTCATCGCTCGACGTCATGACGAAAAGGTCTTGATCGAAGATTATCACGGATTAGGATTTCGCCAACCGGGATTGAGCTTTCCGCTCACTGTGTTCCTCATCAGCTTGACAGGCATCCCCGGCACAGCCGGATTCGTTGGCAAATTCTGGTTGTTCAAGTCGGCCTGGGAAGCGGGCTTTCCTGTGCTCGTGATCGCGGCCGTCATCAATACGGTGGTCGCGGCTTACTACTACCTGTACGTTGTCATTGTCATGTTCTTCCGCGAGCCCAAGCGCGACATTGAATCGGTGCCGCTTCCCCGGGTGTTTGCGTTGACGCTGGCTCTGACCGTGTTTGGCACGTTTTATCTGGGGTTGCTGCCTGAGCGCGTCTTTCAATTCCTCAACGCCGCGCAAACCGCCGTGGCCGGACTGATCAGATAA
- the nuoK gene encoding NADH-quinone oxidoreductase subunit NuoK: MIPMSWYLALAAVLFTIGAVGVVVKRNVISMMIAIELMLNSANLTLVTFSSYFGELSGQVLVFFVMVVAAAEAAVGLAIVVLLFRNRQTINVDEASMLKL, encoded by the coding sequence ATGATTCCAATGTCATGGTACTTAGCATTGGCCGCTGTGCTGTTTACAATTGGCGCTGTTGGCGTGGTCGTCAAGCGCAATGTCATTTCCATGATGATTGCCATTGAGTTGATGCTCAATTCGGCGAATCTGACACTGGTGACATTCTCCAGTTACTTTGGCGAGCTGAGCGGACAGGTGTTAGTTTTCTTCGTCATGGTCGTGGCCGCGGCAGAAGCGGCTGTCGGATTGGCGATTGTCGTGTTGTTATTCCGCAATCGTCAAACGATCAACGTTGATGAAGCCAGCATGTTGAAGTTGTGA
- the hpt gene encoding hypoxanthine phosphoribosyltransferase encodes MSVGVAHHSEFHNPAVEVLIDEITIREKIKEMGAAITRDYAGRTPHLICVLKGAVVFMSELARTIDLPVTIDFIAVSSYGAATETSGEVRLIKDLDTSPAGRDVIVVEDILDTGLTLNYLLNNMRTRGVNSVCVAVLLNKPSRRIVEVDIAYKGFDIPDAFVVGFGLDCGERYRNLPYVGVLKANS; translated from the coding sequence ATGTCCGTTGGGGTTGCTCATCACTCAGAGTTCCATAATCCAGCCGTTGAAGTGCTCATTGACGAAATCACCATTCGAGAAAAAATCAAGGAAATGGGCGCGGCCATCACGCGCGATTATGCAGGTCGAACGCCACACCTGATTTGTGTGCTGAAAGGCGCGGTGGTCTTTATGTCGGAACTGGCCAGAACGATTGATTTGCCTGTCACGATTGATTTCATCGCGGTGTCCAGTTATGGCGCGGCGACAGAAACATCGGGCGAGGTTCGATTGATTAAGGACCTTGACACGAGTCCAGCAGGCCGCGACGTGATTGTCGTCGAGGACATTCTGGACACTGGGCTGACGCTGAATTATCTGCTGAACAACATGCGAACGCGCGGCGTGAACTCGGTATGCGTCGCCGTCCTGCTCAATAAACCGTCGCGGCGCATTGTCGAAGTTGACATAGCCTACAAGGGATTTGACATTCCTGATGCGTTTGTTGTGGGCTTTGGTTTGGATTGCGGCGAGCGATACCGCAATTTACCCTACGTCGGCGTGCTCAAAGCGAATTCCTAG
- a CDS encoding NADH-quinone oxidoreductase subunit M, whose translation MDVLLDHPLTLVVFLPTVGAALLLLYSLWSGKDDDVVRFIAFVFSLLTFIMSLPLVVGFNPRLSGMQFTERVPWINSFGLNVEYHLGLDGLSLWLVVLTTVLTVVSVLASWQSIQRHVSEFFIFLLLLETGILGVFVALDMFLFYLFWEVMLVPMYFLIGVWGGEQRIYAAIKFIIYTMAGSVLMLVAMLALYYLNGQATGQYTFDLVQITKNLQQGVLTLDPQVQMWLFLGFAIAFMIKVPLFPLHTWLPDAHVEAPTAGSIMLAGVLLKMGTYGLLRFNLPMFPQATAEWTTPICILAVIGIIYGALVAMVQPDMKKLVAYSSVSHMGFVVLGTFAQTEQALHGAIFQMLSHGVATGALFLLVGIIYDRRHTRLIADFGGIANVMPVYTGMFGIIMLASVGLPMLSGFVGEFLVLVGTYTSKIAYARWFTVLAALGVILSAVYLLWLFQRVFMGEITNPENAALADVNAREKMAMMPLVVLVIVLGVVPNWFLRKMDPAVRAVMPAAVTAVESGHAQWTVGGE comes from the coding sequence ATGGACGTTCTACTGGATCATCCGTTGACCTTGGTCGTGTTTTTGCCTACAGTCGGCGCGGCGCTATTGTTGCTCTACAGCTTGTGGAGCGGCAAAGACGATGATGTCGTGCGATTCATCGCCTTTGTGTTTTCTTTGCTGACATTCATCATGTCGCTGCCGCTGGTAGTTGGATTCAACCCGCGACTGAGTGGCATGCAGTTCACTGAGCGAGTGCCATGGATCAACAGTTTTGGCCTAAACGTGGAGTATCACCTCGGTCTGGATGGATTGAGTCTGTGGTTAGTGGTGTTGACGACAGTTCTGACCGTTGTCTCGGTGCTGGCCAGTTGGCAGTCAATTCAGCGACATGTCAGCGAGTTCTTCATCTTCCTCTTGTTGTTGGAAACAGGCATTCTCGGCGTATTTGTTGCGCTCGACATGTTTCTTTTTTACTTGTTTTGGGAAGTGATGCTTGTGCCGATGTACTTTCTGATCGGCGTGTGGGGCGGCGAGCAGCGCATCTATGCGGCCATCAAGTTCATCATTTACACGATGGCTGGCTCGGTGCTGATGCTAGTGGCGATGCTGGCTCTCTACTATTTGAACGGGCAAGCAACCGGGCAGTATACGTTCGATCTCGTCCAGATCACCAAGAACCTGCAGCAAGGCGTCTTGACGTTGGACCCACAGGTTCAAATGTGGTTGTTCCTCGGTTTTGCCATTGCTTTCATGATCAAGGTTCCGCTCTTCCCATTGCATACATGGTTACCGGATGCGCACGTTGAAGCGCCGACGGCCGGTTCGATCATGCTGGCTGGCGTCTTGCTGAAGATGGGTACGTATGGCTTGTTGCGATTCAATCTGCCGATGTTTCCTCAAGCGACAGCCGAATGGACGACGCCGATTTGCATTCTCGCTGTCATTGGCATCATCTATGGCGCGTTGGTCGCTATGGTGCAGCCCGACATGAAAAAGCTCGTCGCCTATTCGTCAGTCAGTCACATGGGTTTCGTCGTGCTCGGCACATTTGCCCAGACGGAGCAAGCATTGCACGGCGCCATTTTTCAGATGCTCAGTCACGGCGTTGCCACGGGCGCATTGTTTTTGCTGGTTGGTATTATTTACGACCGGCGTCACACGCGGTTGATTGCTGATTTTGGCGGCATCGCTAACGTCATGCCGGTTTACACGGGGATGTTTGGCATCATCATGCTGGCCTCGGTCGGGTTGCCAATGTTAAGTGGGTTTGTCGGCGAGTTTCTCGTCCTGGTTGGTACATACACGTCTAAGATCGCCTATGCTCGCTGGTTCACCGTCCTGGCCGCTCTGGGCGTGATTCTCTCTGCTGTATATCTGCTGTGGTTGTTCCAACGGGTTTTCATGGGCGAGATCACCAATCCGGAGAACGCTGCATTGGCGGATGTGAACGCACGCGAAAAAATGGCGATGATGCCGCTGGTGGTGCTGGTGATTGTGTTAGGCGTCGTGCCAAATTGGTTTTTGCGGAAGATGGACCCGGCTGTGCGAGCGGTGATGCCGGCGGCTGTGACAGCGGTGGAGAGTGGGCATGCTCAGTGGACAGTGGGCGGTGAGTAG
- a CDS encoding tetratricopeptide repeat protein: MTKSILHTTDISQVEDLVLRGNYKQAAKLIERIPDTSELRASAIKAHILIYQGRLEEAEEVLQSSEDKIDDETNLKDTAEFGLAKTELLYWRGEYEAAEKQLQNVLGIYRIKGDRFGQARALSVLGRIYRRQGQYELAKKHLDEALDVIESQTDIDTDFITGIISFNLGVIHHQLGELSQAESFYNKAIKLLKKTEDGRYYAGVLNSYAILLRAKGRYDEAAELFQKAIHYFSESAVFDDLGHATNNLAYTYIRLGKYKAAADLLQESLELRRRATDIAGESMTLELMGVLHLEQGRLEEARQVLYSAIQLADLAKNDQEKAFALITLGRVLATQGALDESKEKLDEALRLAIQLKSKMLECESCTYLAEVYARKGEGVVAYEYLHRAKNLLNGYTDAYIKTQIERIENLLKEEKIKTAGGVFVIKSSFLPTWREAHESLGKFLLTEALQRANGSQVRAAELLGVTKAYITMLRRKYNV; this comes from the coding sequence ATGACAAAATCCATTTTGCACACCACAGACATCTCCCAAGTTGAGGATTTAGTACTACGTGGGAATTACAAGCAAGCAGCGAAGCTCATCGAGCGTATCCCTGATACGAGTGAACTGCGAGCTTCGGCTATCAAGGCGCACATTCTGATCTATCAAGGGCGGCTTGAAGAAGCGGAAGAGGTGCTCCAATCGTCTGAAGACAAGATTGACGACGAGACAAACCTGAAAGACACGGCTGAATTTGGGTTGGCCAAAACAGAATTATTGTACTGGCGGGGTGAGTATGAAGCGGCCGAGAAGCAATTACAGAATGTGCTGGGCATCTACCGGATTAAGGGCGATAGGTTTGGTCAAGCTCGTGCGCTCTCTGTGTTGGGCAGGATTTACCGTCGCCAGGGTCAATATGAGCTTGCTAAAAAACATCTGGACGAAGCACTAGACGTTATCGAGTCACAGACAGACATAGACACAGACTTCATTACCGGGATCATTTCGTTCAACCTGGGAGTCATTCATCACCAGTTAGGTGAGTTAAGTCAGGCCGAATCGTTTTACAACAAAGCCATAAAACTGCTCAAAAAGACCGAAGATGGGCGATACTATGCAGGTGTGTTGAATAGTTACGCCATCTTGTTGCGTGCAAAGGGACGGTATGATGAGGCGGCGGAGCTGTTTCAAAAAGCGATTCATTACTTTTCAGAAAGCGCGGTCTTTGATGACCTCGGCCATGCTACAAACAACTTAGCCTACACCTATATTCGCCTTGGTAAGTACAAAGCAGCCGCAGACCTGCTTCAAGAGAGCCTGGAACTCCGTCGTCGGGCCACTGATATTGCTGGCGAGTCCATGACGCTTGAGCTGATGGGCGTATTACATCTTGAGCAAGGGCGCTTGGAGGAAGCTCGTCAGGTCCTTTACTCAGCTATTCAACTGGCTGACTTAGCCAAAAATGACCAGGAGAAAGCGTTCGCGCTCATCACACTGGGTCGTGTGTTGGCTACTCAAGGCGCGCTGGACGAAAGCAAGGAAAAGCTCGACGAGGCCTTGCGGCTTGCTATTCAGCTCAAAAGTAAAATGCTCGAATGCGAAAGCTGCACGTATTTGGCTGAGGTCTACGCTCGCAAGGGTGAGGGAGTTGTGGCTTATGAATATCTTCATCGAGCGAAGAACTTGCTAAACGGCTATACAGATGCCTATATCAAGACGCAGATCGAGCGAATCGAGAACCTGCTCAAGGAAGAGAAAATCAAGACAGCCGGCGGCGTTTTTGTTATCAAAAGCAGCTTTCTGCCGACGTGGCGAGAAGCCCATGAGTCACTGGGTAAGTTTTTACTGACGGAAGCGTTGCAACGCGCTAATGGAAGTCAGGTGCGCGCTGCTGAGTTACTTGGGGTCACCAAGGCTTATATCACTATGTTGAGAAGGAAATATAATGTTTGA